In Ascaphus truei isolate aAscTru1 chromosome 7, aAscTru1.hap1, whole genome shotgun sequence, one genomic interval encodes:
- the LOC142499219 gene encoding inositol-tetrakisphosphate 1-kinase-like isoform X3, translating into MPSLQRRKRIGICLNEKKKRKINFHVFEELCRNSGYDVTDIDMAKSLSSQGPFDLIIHKLSDLLVEAAQDLASHHLTQRFQDYLDTHPCTILLDPLPALHTLLDRFQSYQLLCSLESHNKVCKTRVAHGPRSHEMSLIFNGKGLSELTPPCLLQSFVNHSATLYKVFVVGSQHFVVQRPSLRNFPLGETDQSTIFFNSHQVSKAESCSHLSQPLTCTEVLPLSDGVASQVVHGLRDALGMSLFGVDLIVDTQTGRCAVIDVNAFPGYEGVPELFPALLSHVDKLLGSKDDPTASPDHPTMGSQATDPRAEQSLNSLHGAVHSDHWPRQSGAQASYKKNITSSPYFSICTPAFSADW; encoded by the exons ATGCCTTCCTtacagagaaggaagaggattGGGATATGTCTGAATGAGAAGAAGAAAAGGAAAATCAATTTCCACGTATTTGAGGAACTTTGCAG GAACAGCGGATACGATGTGACAGAT ATTGACATGGCCAAATCCCTTAGCAGCCAGGGGCCCTTCGATCTCATTATCCACAAGTTATCGGACCTTCTTGTGGAAGCGGCTCAAGATCTGGCCTCGCACCACCTGACCCAGAGATTCCAG GACTATTTGGATACACATCCCTGCACCATCTTGCTggaccctctccctgctctgCACACCCTACTGGACCGATTCCAGTCTTATCAACTCCTGTGCAGCCTGGAGTCCCACAACAAAG TCTGTAAGACACGAGTGGCACACGGTCCCCGTTCTCATGAG ATGTCGCTGATATTTAATGGAAAGGGTCTGAGTGAGCTGACTCCCCCCTGCCTGTTGCAAAGCTTTGTCAATCACAGCGCCACCCTCTACAAGGTTTTTGTCGTGGGATCACAGCACTTTGTGGTGCAAAGACCCTCCCTGCGGAACTTCCCTCTGGGAGAGACTG ACCAaagtacaatcttcttcaacagTCACCAAGTATCCAAAGCCGAGTCCTGCTCCCATCTCTCACAG CCACTCACATGCACGGAGGTGCTGCCCCTGTCAGACGGGGTGGCGAGTCAGGTAGTGCACGGGCTGCGGGACGCTCTAGGAATGTCTCTCTTCGGCGTGGATTTAATCGTGGACACGCAGACGGGCCGCTGCGCAGTTATAGATGTCAACGCCTTCCCAG GCTATGAGGGGGTCCCGGAATTATTCCCCGCTCTGCTCTCGCACGTAGACAAACTTCTGGGAAGCAAAGATGACCCCACAGCCAGTCCGGACCATCCCACCATGGGGTCCCAGGCCACAGACCCAAGGGCAGAGCAATCACTCAACTCGCTGCACGGGGCAGTCCACTCTGACCACTGGCCGAGACAGTCAGGGGCACAGGCGTCGTACAAGAAAAACATCACAAGTAGCCCCTATTTCAGCATTTGCACCCCTGCCTTCTCTGCAGACTGGTGA
- the LOC142499219 gene encoding inositol-tetrakisphosphate 1-kinase-like isoform X1, which produces MPSLQRRKRIGICLNEKKKRKINFHVFEELCRNSGYDVTDIDMAKSLSSQGPFDLIIHKLSDLLVEAAQDLASHHLTQRFQDYLDTHPCTILLDPLPALHTLLDRFQSYQLLCSLESHNKGVSSIFSPPYVELVTEHSDIVTLVRTHLTFPVSESYFKVVCKTRVAHGPRSHEMSLIFNGKGLSELTPPCLLQSFVNHSATLYKVFVVGSQHFVVQRPSLRNFPLGETDQSTIFFNSHQVSKAESCSHLSQPLTCTEVLPLSDGVASQVVHGLRDALGMSLFGVDLIVDTQTGRCAVIDVNAFPGYEGVPELFPALLSHVDKLLGSKDDPTASPDHPTMGSQATDPRAEQSLNSLHGAVHSDHWPRQSGAQASYKKNITSSPYFSICTPAFSADW; this is translated from the exons ATGCCTTCCTtacagagaaggaagaggattGGGATATGTCTGAATGAGAAGAAGAAAAGGAAAATCAATTTCCACGTATTTGAGGAACTTTGCAG GAACAGCGGATACGATGTGACAGAT ATTGACATGGCCAAATCCCTTAGCAGCCAGGGGCCCTTCGATCTCATTATCCACAAGTTATCGGACCTTCTTGTGGAAGCGGCTCAAGATCTGGCCTCGCACCACCTGACCCAGAGATTCCAG GACTATTTGGATACACATCCCTGCACCATCTTGCTggaccctctccctgctctgCACACCCTACTGGACCGATTCCAGTCTTATCAACTCCTGTGCAGCCTGGAGTCCCACAACAAAG GGGTCAGCAGCATCTTCTCCCCTCCATATGTGGAGCTGGTGACAgaacacagtgacattgtgacactgGTCAGAACTCACCTCACCTTCCCAGTCAGTGAGTCATACTTTAAAGTCG TCTGTAAGACACGAGTGGCACACGGTCCCCGTTCTCATGAG ATGTCGCTGATATTTAATGGAAAGGGTCTGAGTGAGCTGACTCCCCCCTGCCTGTTGCAAAGCTTTGTCAATCACAGCGCCACCCTCTACAAGGTTTTTGTCGTGGGATCACAGCACTTTGTGGTGCAAAGACCCTCCCTGCGGAACTTCCCTCTGGGAGAGACTG ACCAaagtacaatcttcttcaacagTCACCAAGTATCCAAAGCCGAGTCCTGCTCCCATCTCTCACAG CCACTCACATGCACGGAGGTGCTGCCCCTGTCAGACGGGGTGGCGAGTCAGGTAGTGCACGGGCTGCGGGACGCTCTAGGAATGTCTCTCTTCGGCGTGGATTTAATCGTGGACACGCAGACGGGCCGCTGCGCAGTTATAGATGTCAACGCCTTCCCAG GCTATGAGGGGGTCCCGGAATTATTCCCCGCTCTGCTCTCGCACGTAGACAAACTTCTGGGAAGCAAAGATGACCCCACAGCCAGTCCGGACCATCCCACCATGGGGTCCCAGGCCACAGACCCAAGGGCAGAGCAATCACTCAACTCGCTGCACGGGGCAGTCCACTCTGACCACTGGCCGAGACAGTCAGGGGCACAGGCGTCGTACAAGAAAAACATCACAAGTAGCCCCTATTTCAGCATTTGCACCCCTGCCTTCTCTGCAGACTGGTGA
- the LOC142499219 gene encoding inositol-tetrakisphosphate 1-kinase-like isoform X2, with translation MPSLQRRKRIGICLNEKKKRKINFHVFEELCRNSGYDVTDIDMAKSLSSQGPFDLIIHKLSDLLVEAAQDLASHHLTQRFQDYLDTHPCTILLDPLPALHTLLDRFQSYQLLCSLESHNKGVSSIFSPPYVELVTEHSDIVTLVRTHLTFPVICKTRVAHGPRSHEMSLIFNGKGLSELTPPCLLQSFVNHSATLYKVFVVGSQHFVVQRPSLRNFPLGETDQSTIFFNSHQVSKAESCSHLSQPLTCTEVLPLSDGVASQVVHGLRDALGMSLFGVDLIVDTQTGRCAVIDVNAFPGYEGVPELFPALLSHVDKLLGSKDDPTASPDHPTMGSQATDPRAEQSLNSLHGAVHSDHWPRQSGAQASYKKNITSSPYFSICTPAFSADW, from the exons ATGCCTTCCTtacagagaaggaagaggattGGGATATGTCTGAATGAGAAGAAGAAAAGGAAAATCAATTTCCACGTATTTGAGGAACTTTGCAG GAACAGCGGATACGATGTGACAGAT ATTGACATGGCCAAATCCCTTAGCAGCCAGGGGCCCTTCGATCTCATTATCCACAAGTTATCGGACCTTCTTGTGGAAGCGGCTCAAGATCTGGCCTCGCACCACCTGACCCAGAGATTCCAG GACTATTTGGATACACATCCCTGCACCATCTTGCTggaccctctccctgctctgCACACCCTACTGGACCGATTCCAGTCTTATCAACTCCTGTGCAGCCTGGAGTCCCACAACAAAG GGGTCAGCAGCATCTTCTCCCCTCCATATGTGGAGCTGGTGACAgaacacagtgacattgtgacactgGTCAGAACTCACCTCACCTTCCCAGTCA TCTGTAAGACACGAGTGGCACACGGTCCCCGTTCTCATGAG ATGTCGCTGATATTTAATGGAAAGGGTCTGAGTGAGCTGACTCCCCCCTGCCTGTTGCAAAGCTTTGTCAATCACAGCGCCACCCTCTACAAGGTTTTTGTCGTGGGATCACAGCACTTTGTGGTGCAAAGACCCTCCCTGCGGAACTTCCCTCTGGGAGAGACTG ACCAaagtacaatcttcttcaacagTCACCAAGTATCCAAAGCCGAGTCCTGCTCCCATCTCTCACAG CCACTCACATGCACGGAGGTGCTGCCCCTGTCAGACGGGGTGGCGAGTCAGGTAGTGCACGGGCTGCGGGACGCTCTAGGAATGTCTCTCTTCGGCGTGGATTTAATCGTGGACACGCAGACGGGCCGCTGCGCAGTTATAGATGTCAACGCCTTCCCAG GCTATGAGGGGGTCCCGGAATTATTCCCCGCTCTGCTCTCGCACGTAGACAAACTTCTGGGAAGCAAAGATGACCCCACAGCCAGTCCGGACCATCCCACCATGGGGTCCCAGGCCACAGACCCAAGGGCAGAGCAATCACTCAACTCGCTGCACGGGGCAGTCCACTCTGACCACTGGCCGAGACAGTCAGGGGCACAGGCGTCGTACAAGAAAAACATCACAAGTAGCCCCTATTTCAGCATTTGCACCCCTGCCTTCTCTGCAGACTGGTGA
- the LOC142499219 gene encoding inositol-tetrakisphosphate 1-kinase-like isoform X4, with product MAKSLSSQGPFDLIIHKLSDLLVEAAQDLASHHLTQRFQDYLDTHPCTILLDPLPALHTLLDRFQSYQLLCSLESHNKGVSSIFSPPYVELVTEHSDIVTLVRTHLTFPVSESYFKVVCKTRVAHGPRSHEMSLIFNGKGLSELTPPCLLQSFVNHSATLYKVFVVGSQHFVVQRPSLRNFPLGETDQSTIFFNSHQVSKAESCSHLSQPLTCTEVLPLSDGVASQVVHGLRDALGMSLFGVDLIVDTQTGRCAVIDVNAFPGYEGVPELFPALLSHVDKLLGSKDDPTASPDHPTMGSQATDPRAEQSLNSLHGAVHSDHWPRQSGAQASYKKNITSSPYFSICTPAFSADW from the exons ATGGCCAAATCCCTTAGCAGCCAGGGGCCCTTCGATCTCATTATCCACAAGTTATCGGACCTTCTTGTGGAAGCGGCTCAAGATCTGGCCTCGCACCACCTGACCCAGAGATTCCAG GACTATTTGGATACACATCCCTGCACCATCTTGCTggaccctctccctgctctgCACACCCTACTGGACCGATTCCAGTCTTATCAACTCCTGTGCAGCCTGGAGTCCCACAACAAAG GGGTCAGCAGCATCTTCTCCCCTCCATATGTGGAGCTGGTGACAgaacacagtgacattgtgacactgGTCAGAACTCACCTCACCTTCCCAGTCAGTGAGTCATACTTTAAAGTCG TCTGTAAGACACGAGTGGCACACGGTCCCCGTTCTCATGAG ATGTCGCTGATATTTAATGGAAAGGGTCTGAGTGAGCTGACTCCCCCCTGCCTGTTGCAAAGCTTTGTCAATCACAGCGCCACCCTCTACAAGGTTTTTGTCGTGGGATCACAGCACTTTGTGGTGCAAAGACCCTCCCTGCGGAACTTCCCTCTGGGAGAGACTG ACCAaagtacaatcttcttcaacagTCACCAAGTATCCAAAGCCGAGTCCTGCTCCCATCTCTCACAG CCACTCACATGCACGGAGGTGCTGCCCCTGTCAGACGGGGTGGCGAGTCAGGTAGTGCACGGGCTGCGGGACGCTCTAGGAATGTCTCTCTTCGGCGTGGATTTAATCGTGGACACGCAGACGGGCCGCTGCGCAGTTATAGATGTCAACGCCTTCCCAG GCTATGAGGGGGTCCCGGAATTATTCCCCGCTCTGCTCTCGCACGTAGACAAACTTCTGGGAAGCAAAGATGACCCCACAGCCAGTCCGGACCATCCCACCATGGGGTCCCAGGCCACAGACCCAAGGGCAGAGCAATCACTCAACTCGCTGCACGGGGCAGTCCACTCTGACCACTGGCCGAGACAGTCAGGGGCACAGGCGTCGTACAAGAAAAACATCACAAGTAGCCCCTATTTCAGCATTTGCACCCCTGCCTTCTCTGCAGACTGGTGA
- the CCER2 gene encoding coiled-coil domain-containing glutamate-rich protein 2: protein MISAKGILLAALCIQVGAMPLSTQLSEEEEKVTRCIMEVLADSLTKPGPERVSSNCLRILKEDERVIAMLRHQHLLRELEDLAHQGNSQHTEEGGSESSEEEELRKRAKETVVPPSKRGVESKASRENQETQEFEKLEKVEVKEKEHGERGEERRVQEAKNLLEAEEEEEEEKRSPPGKRGEEDRKRDGKEVRSDGAAKRKAKKHFSEEDEDSSEEDGEERGYHGNSHGWYHGNDQGWEEKKRESERRMAEDPSEEATEQFETEGKGVNIFNSKTHMQGFHGERKRHLHHSEEPELGIERSFHHPEESEQGRERHYHNEGAGIHEQEEEERENELEKMEEREEHKAEERDLQEVAQELKKATEKLQELHRG, encoded by the exons ATGATTTCTGCTAAAGGCATCCTGCTGGCTGCTCTCTGCATACAAG ttGGGGCAATGCCTCTGTCCACTCAACTCTCTGAAGAGGAGGAAAAG GTCACTAGGTGTATCATGGAGGTCCTGGCTGATTCTCTCACCAAACCTGGTCCAGAACGGGTCAGCAGCAACTGCCTGCGAATCCTGAAGGAAG ATGAGAGGGTGATTGCAATGCTGCGACACCAGCACTTGCTCAGAGAGCTGGAGGATTTGGCTCATCAAG GAAACTCCCAgcatacagaggaggggggctcaGAAAGCAGCGAGGAAGAGGAGCTGAGAAAGAGAGCAAAGGAAACCGTTGTGCCACCTTCCAAGAGGGGGGTAGAGAGCAAAGCATCCAGGGAGAACCAAGAAACTCAGGAGTTTGAGAAACTGGAGAAGGTGGAAGTGAAGGAGaaagagcatggggagagaggagaagagagaagagtcCAGGAAGCCAAGAATCTCCTtgaggcagaggaggaggaggaggaggagaagaggagccctccggggaagagaggtgaggaggaCAGAAAGAGGGATGGAAAGGAGGTGCGGAGTGATGGAGCCGCAAAGAGGAAAGCCAAGAAACATTTCAGTGAGGAGGATGAAGACAGCTCGGAGGAAGATGGAGAAGAGAGGGGATACCACGGGAACAGCCACGGGTGGTACCACGGAAACGATCAGGGCTGGGAGGAGAAGAAAAGGGAATCGGAAAGGAGGATGGCAGAGGACCCAAGCGAAGAGGCGACAGAGCAGTTTGAGACAGAAGGCAAAGGGGTGAACATATTCAACTCCAAGACCCACATGCAGGGATTCcacggggagaggaagagacaccTTCACCACTCTGAGGAGCCAGAGCTGGGCATAGAGAGAAGCTTTCACCACCCAGAGGAGAGTGAgcagggcagagagaggcactATCACAATGAGGGGGCTGGAATTCACGAGCAggaagaggaggaaagagagaacGAGCTCGAGAAGATGGAAGAGCGAGAGGAGCACAAAGCTGAG GAACGTGATCTGCAAGAGGTGGCACAAGAGCTGAAGAAAGCCACAGAGAAACTGCAAGAACTTCACAGGGGCTGA